In the Nicotiana tabacum cultivar K326 chromosome 16, ASM71507v2, whole genome shotgun sequence genome, one interval contains:
- the LOC107768751 gene encoding uncharacterized protein LOC107768751 isoform X2, producing the protein MKMTWSKKKPNNKRPITPLSQNLPFEVEIPTHDFTVPKNEESDLISHSNGDDDDTIKLVESFQELGNKLAEDGKYREALGKWEAAILLMPDRAILHEQKAQILLELGETWNALKAATRATELEPSWAEAWITLGRAQLNYGEPDSAIESLDRALAIKTCFAAGFC; encoded by the exons ATGAAGATGACATGGAGCAAAAAGAAACCTAATAATAAGAGACCCATTACTCCTCTTTCCCAAAACCTCCCTTTCGAAGTTGAAATTCCTACTCACGATTTCACTGTTCCTAAAAACGAAGAGAGTGACTTAATTTCTCATTCTAATGGAGATGACGATGATACAATAAAGCTTGTCGAATCCTTTCAAGAACTAGGAAATAAGCTTGCTGAG GATGGGAAATATCGTGAAGCACTTGGGAAGTGGGAAGCTGCTATACTTTTGATGCCAGATCGTGCAATTCTGCATGAACAGAAGGCTCAAATTTTGCTTGAACTCGGAGAAACATGGAATGCACTAAAAGCTGCTACTC GTGCAACTGAGTTGGAACCAAGCTGGGCTGAG GCGTGGATCACCCTTGGTAGAGCACAGCTGAATTATGGCGAGCCTGACAGTGCTATCGAAAGCTTAGACAGAGCACTAGCCATCAAG ACTTGTTTTGCAGCCGGATTCTGCTGA
- the LOC107768751 gene encoding uncharacterized protein LOC107768751 isoform X1, with product MKMTWSKKKPNNKRPITPLSQNLPFEVEIPTHDFTVPKNEESDLISHSNGDDDDTIKLVESFQELGNKLAEDGKYREALGKWEAAILLMPDRAILHEQKAQILLELGETWNALKAATRATELEPSWAEAWITLGRAQLNYGEPDSAIESLDRALAIKPDSAEVRTDRQAALHHIQRRKQLQTSGLSMNQNRFAVVDKSESG from the exons ATGAAGATGACATGGAGCAAAAAGAAACCTAATAATAAGAGACCCATTACTCCTCTTTCCCAAAACCTCCCTTTCGAAGTTGAAATTCCTACTCACGATTTCACTGTTCCTAAAAACGAAGAGAGTGACTTAATTTCTCATTCTAATGGAGATGACGATGATACAATAAAGCTTGTCGAATCCTTTCAAGAACTAGGAAATAAGCTTGCTGAG GATGGGAAATATCGTGAAGCACTTGGGAAGTGGGAAGCTGCTATACTTTTGATGCCAGATCGTGCAATTCTGCATGAACAGAAGGCTCAAATTTTGCTTGAACTCGGAGAAACATGGAATGCACTAAAAGCTGCTACTC GTGCAACTGAGTTGGAACCAAGCTGGGCTGAG GCGTGGATCACCCTTGGTAGAGCACAGCTGAATTATGGCGAGCCTGACAGTGCTATCGAAAGCTTAGACAGAGCACTAGCCATCAAG CCGGATTCTGCTGAGGTGCGTACTGACCGACAAGCGGCCTTGCATCATATTCAGAGGAGAAAACAGTTACAGACATCAGGTTTGAGCATGAACCAAAACCGTTTTGCTGTAGTAGACAAATCTGAGAGCGGTTGA